From one Rosa rugosa chromosome 4, drRosRugo1.1, whole genome shotgun sequence genomic stretch:
- the LOC133707279 gene encoding heavy metal-associated isoprenylated plant protein 28-like yields METVELKVEMVGIHEKRLRKCLSKLKGIEKVEVDAHSQKVVVTGYAHKNRLLKAIRRGGLKADFWSPQNELLTVYASATTYGSLRFNNFNFF; encoded by the exons ATGGAG ACAGTGGAATTGAAGGTGGAGATGGTTGGCATACATGAGAAGAGACTCAGGAAATGCCTGTCAAAACTGAAAG GAATAGAAAAGGTGGAAGTAGATGCACACAGTCAGAAGGTGGTTGTAACAGGATATGCACATAAGAACAGATTGTTGAAAGCAATCAGGAGAGGTGGATTGAAAGCTGATTTCTGGTCTCCCCAAAATGAGCTCCTCACTGTTTATGCAAGTGCCACCACTTATGGAAGCTTGAGATTCAACAACTTCAACTTCTTCTAG
- the LOC133742661 gene encoding increased DNA methylation 3-like, with protein MDLQQKDDPPKPSVKAATVYQHFLLNFIMENYLGPDIKFDKLRYSAFQRLAEGSPPYELSDLGASYVSVSLLESLYYYILRNAHPSLVLRPNMLHKYLKGSLPLSSSGVRKDSRQFPDIFPLNLHQQIWYPESFRIVKGIVIIDDPVTSYMKEDDLEKFKSLSGMNNLKIDMDESSKYQQEYQNGGKSEHNFCKDSNEAGYISNGNGNSSDRFQQKYKRRCLSHPPSVPAFSPVVTSSEGTKHCGKDEPTWNTCKPEGPVLIPLLSLPKMEACVSDPSIVLSGTVKRGVVGPPIGAVDIGVSKVAYYFRVSLPGIRKDFCQFSCEIESNGKVHLQGFTSGGNPIKKRSRVFQMKLQQLCPPGPFTLSFSLPGPVDPRLFAPNFGSDGIFEGVILKEE; from the exons ATGGACTTGCAGCAAAAAGATGACCCTCCTAAACCTTCAGTGAAAGCAGCGACTGTGTATCAGCATTTTCTGCTGAATTTCATCATGGAAAATTACTTGGGTCCTGATATCAAGTTTGATAAGCTGAGATACTCGGCATTTCAAAGATTAGCTGAAGGTTCACCTCCGTATGAGTTGAGTGATTTGGGTGCTTCATATGTTAGCGTGTCTCTTTTGGAGAGTTTATATTACTATATCCTGAGAAATGCTCACCCTAGCTTGGTTCTCAGACCAAATATGTTGCATAAGTATTTAAAGGGCAGCCTACCTTTGTCAAGTTCAGGGGTGAGAAAAGACAGTCGGCAGTTCCCAGATATTTTCCCTTTGAATCTTCATCAACAGATATGGTATCCGGAAAGCTTCAGAATTGTTAAGGGGATTGTAATTATTGATGACCCTGTTACCTCATATATGAAAGAAGATGATCTGGAAAAGTTCAAATCTTTATCTGGTATGAATAACCTGAAAATTGATATGGATGAATCCAGCAAATATCAACAGGAGTACCAGAATGGTGGGAAAAGTGAGCACAATTTCTGCAAGGACAGTAATGAGGCAGGATATATTTCCAATGGAAATGGTAATTCATCTGATAGATTCCAACAAAAGTATAAAAGGAGGTGCCTCTCTCATCCTCCATCAGTTCCGGCATTTTCCCCTGTTGTTACTTCATCAGAAGGCACAAAACATTGTGGAAAAGATGAACCTACATGGAATACCTGCAAACCAGAAGGACCTGTGCTCATCCCCCTTCTGTCTCTTCCTAAAATGGAAGCATGTGTTTCAGATCCTTCTATTGTTTTGTCTGGGACGGTCAAGAGAGGGGTTGTTGGACCACCAATTGGTGCTGTGGACATTGGCGTTAGCAAGGTTGCATATTATTTCCGGGTGTCTCTACCAGGAATCAGGAAGGATTTTT GTCAATTTAGTTGTGAGATTGAATCCAATGGGAAGGTTCATCTACAAGGCTTCACCAGTGGTGGAAACCCCATAAAGAAACGCTCACGTGTCTTCCAAATGAAATTGCAGCAACTGTGCCCTCCTGGACCATTCACACTCTCCTTCAGTCTTCCGGGACCTGTTGATCCAAGGCTCTTTGCACCTAACTTCGGATCGGATGGCATCTTTGAAGGAGTAATTCTAAAAGAGGAGTGA
- the LOC133744624 gene encoding probable inorganic phosphate transporter 1-9 — MEKVLAVSLSQIAEDEPDLLSVGQNPASSYPFFSKEFLRLHGRDLFSCAANWFLVDVVFYSSNLFQSQIYRRYIDPKYPKKVNLYQDALHVAELQAIVTICSTIPGYWFSVFFIDRIGRRKIQMMGFFVMALVYFSIGIPYKTHWAKNTDKGFMVLYGLTFFFANFGPNTTTFIVPAELFPARFRSTCHGISGASGKVGALIGSIGFLWVAHGQNEEDKKTKEIKRSLIGLGVVCILGLVVTYLFTPETMGRSLEENENENGNEQNA; from the coding sequence ATGGAGAAAGTGTTGGCTGTTTCCTTGAGTCAAATTGCAGAAGATGAACCAGATTTACTATCAGTAGGGCAAAACCCTGCATCATCATATCCCTTCTTCTCCAAGGAATTTTTACGTCTCCATGGCCGCGATCTCTTCTCCTGTGCTGCCAACTGGTTTCTTGTTGACGTTGTCTTCTACAGCAGCAACCTATTCCAGTCTCAAATATATAGAAGATATATCGacccaaaatacccaaaaaagGTCAATCTCTACCAAGATGCTTTGCATGTTGCTGAGTTGCAAGCAATTGTGACAATATGCTCAACAATTCCAGGATATTGGTTCAGTGTCTTCTTCATTGATCGAATTGGAAGGCGAAAAATTCAAATGATGGGGTTTTTCGTCATGGCACTTGTTTATTTCTCGATTGGGATACCCTACAAAACTCACTGGGCAAAAAATACAGATAAAGGTTTCATGGTCCTCTATGGCCTCACTTTCTTCTTTGCAAATTTTGGACCAAATACTACCACTTTTATAGTGCCTGCTGAGCTTTTCCCGGCGAGGTTTAGGTCAACTTGTCATGGGATTTCCGGGGCTTCGGGGAAGGTTGGCGCCTTGATCGGATCAATTGGATTTCTATGGGTTGCACATGGTCAAAATGAGGAGGATAAAAAGACGAAAGAGATCAAGAGGTCGTTGATTGGTTTAGGTGTAGTTTGTATTCTGGGATTGGTGGTAACGTATCTCTTCACACCCGAAACTATGGGAAGATCACTAGAAGAGAATGAGAACGAGAATGGGAATGAACAAAATGCATGA